A portion of the Sulfurospirillum diekertiae genome contains these proteins:
- a CDS encoding SulP family inorganic anion transporter, translated as MNIKYWLPRSFTVLREGYSVAKLSSDIVAGSTVAIIALPLAMAFAIASGVSPEKGLFTAVVAGIIISLFGGSRYQIGGPTGAFVVVLYAVILKHGYDGLVIATFLAGIMLFFMGIFRLGNIIKYIPYPVTVGFTTGIALIIFSSQIKDFLGLPIAKMPAEFIDQWKLYSIEFLHVNYYALAIGAVSMALLIKLRHRFPHIPTPIIVIILSALAVYLFKLPVETIGSKFGTLPATLPYPSIPAFSLEKVRAVFPDAITIALLGAIESLLSCVVADGMTGDRHHSNKELMAQGAANIASVLFGGIAATGAIARTATNIKAGAYSPIAGVVHSLMLLIFMFLFSKFIVLIPLATLAAILIVVAWNMSEFHHFKAIALKSERNDIVVLLMTFFLTVLIDLNTGVQTGIMLAGLLFIKRMIDVTGIVDTKNTIGMPLDEDDEPLEVEDTNAISKKIVPKDVEVYEIDGPFFFGVADRLKNILSEVSQAPKVFILRMRHVPMIDATGLHALDEFFDLCQGNGTILVLSGVNEHIKLKIRRLGFEKKIGTENITDNIDMALSRAHRLLEKE; from the coding sequence ATGAATATAAAGTATTGGCTTCCTAGGAGTTTTACTGTTTTAAGGGAGGGGTACTCTGTTGCAAAGTTATCGTCTGATATTGTAGCAGGGTCTACCGTTGCGATTATTGCCTTGCCTTTAGCAATGGCATTTGCAATAGCAAGTGGAGTTAGTCCCGAAAAAGGATTGTTTACAGCGGTTGTCGCGGGAATTATCATCTCTCTCTTTGGTGGGAGTAGGTATCAGATTGGAGGTCCTACAGGGGCTTTTGTTGTGGTACTTTATGCAGTTATTTTAAAACATGGATACGATGGTTTGGTCATTGCTACATTTTTAGCAGGTATCATGCTCTTTTTTATGGGAATTTTTAGACTTGGCAACATTATCAAGTATATTCCTTATCCTGTTACAGTTGGTTTTACCACAGGAATAGCGCTGATTATCTTCTCTTCGCAGATCAAAGATTTTTTGGGACTTCCTATTGCCAAAATGCCAGCAGAGTTTATCGATCAATGGAAACTTTACTCTATTGAATTTTTACATGTAAACTATTATGCATTGGCTATTGGAGCCGTGAGTATGGCTCTTTTGATTAAATTACGTCATCGTTTTCCTCATATTCCAACGCCCATTATTGTTATTATTCTCTCAGCGCTAGCTGTGTATCTTTTTAAACTTCCTGTGGAGACGATTGGTTCTAAATTTGGTACACTCCCTGCTACTTTACCTTATCCATCTATTCCCGCTTTTTCACTGGAAAAAGTGCGTGCTGTTTTTCCAGATGCTATTACCATAGCGCTGTTAGGGGCCATTGAATCACTACTTTCGTGTGTTGTAGCTGATGGTATGACAGGAGATCGTCACCACTCCAATAAAGAGCTTATGGCTCAAGGTGCAGCCAATATTGCCTCTGTCCTTTTTGGTGGTATTGCAGCTACAGGTGCGATTGCAAGAACAGCAACGAATATTAAAGCAGGTGCTTATAGTCCCATTGCAGGTGTCGTACATTCACTAATGTTACTCATTTTTATGTTCTTGTTCTCCAAATTTATTGTGTTGATCCCTTTAGCAACATTGGCTGCTATCTTGATTGTTGTCGCATGGAATATGAGTGAATTTCACCATTTTAAAGCCATTGCTCTCAAATCCGAACGTAATGATATCGTTGTGCTTTTAATGACTTTTTTCCTCACAGTTTTGATTGATCTCAATACCGGTGTGCAAACAGGCATTATGTTAGCAGGACTGTTGTTTATTAAGCGTATGATTGATGTGACAGGAATAGTGGATACCAAAAATACCATTGGAATGCCTTTAGATGAAGATGATGAACCTTTAGAAGTTGAGGATACAAATGCCATCTCTAAAAAAATTGTTCCCAAAGATGTTGAAGTTTATGAAATTGATGGACCTTTCTTTTTTGGCGTTGCCGATCGTCTCAAAAATATCCTTAGTGAAGTAAGTCAAGCTCCCAAAGTCTTCATTTTACGCATGCGTCATGTACCTATGATTGATGCAACAGGACTTCATGCGTTGGATGAATTTTTTGATCTTTGCCAAGGCAATGGAACGATTCTTGTACTTTCAGGGGTTAATGAGCACATTAAGCTTAAAATACGTCGTCTTGGATTTGAGAAAAAAATAGGGACAGAAAACATCACCGACAATATTGATATGGCACTTAGCCGTGCACATAGATTATTAGAAAAGGAGTAA
- a CDS encoding 2-hydroxymuconate tautomerase family protein: MPYVNIKITKEGATKEQKEELIAGVTNLLVSVLGKNPATTVVTIDEVDMDNWGIGGQQVSELRKKPKP, from the coding sequence ATGCCTTATGTTAATATCAAAATCACCAAAGAGGGTGCAACGAAAGAGCAAAAAGAAGAGCTTATTGCAGGAGTCACGAACCTTTTGGTGAGTGTCCTTGGTAAAAATCCAGCCACAACGGTTGTTACGATTGATGAAGTGGATATGGATAATTGGGGAATTGGTGGGCAACAGGTCAGCGAACTTCGCAAAAAGCCGAAGCCTTAA
- a CDS encoding F0F1 ATP synthase subunit A, translated as MGEMFTFLGLINHTHDFIFVSHVLLVGVISLALAKLATSKMQLVPSGVQNVMEAYLESVVSMGKDVIGEELARKYLPLVATIGLMVFIANVIGIIPGFESPTGNLNMTLALALMVFVYYNYEGIRVNGVVHYFAHFMGPLKVLAPLMFPIEVVSHFSRIVSLTFRLFGNIKGDDLFLAVVLMLAPWIAPLPAYALLTFSAFLQTFIFMILTYVYLAGAVLISEEH; from the coding sequence ATGGGCGAAATGTTTACATTTTTAGGTCTTATTAACCACACTCATGACTTCATCTTTGTATCACATGTTTTATTGGTTGGTGTTATCAGTCTTGCCTTGGCAAAACTGGCAACGTCTAAAATGCAACTGGTACCAAGTGGTGTTCAAAATGTCATGGAAGCATATCTTGAGAGTGTCGTCTCTATGGGTAAAGACGTCATTGGAGAAGAATTGGCGCGTAAATATCTACCATTAGTAGCTACTATTGGTTTAATGGTATTTATTGCAAACGTTATTGGTATTATTCCTGGTTTCGAATCACCTACGGGTAACCTTAATATGACATTAGCACTTGCATTGATGGTGTTTGTCTATTATAATTACGAAGGTATCCGTGTAAACGGTGTTGTTCATTATTTTGCACACTTTATGGGACCATTGAAAGTTTTAGCACCTTTGATGTTTCCTATCGAAGTTGTTTCACACTTTTCAAGAATTGTCTCTTTAACCTTCCGACTTTTTGGAAACATTAAAGGTGACGATCTTTTCTTAGCAGTTGTTTTGATGCTTGCTCCTTGGATAGCACCACTTCCTGCCTATGCGCTTTTAACATTCTCTGCATTCTTGCAGACATTTATTTTTATGATCTTAACATACGTTTATCTTGCAGGTGCTGTTTTAATTAGCGAAGAGCACTAA
- a CDS encoding thiamine phosphate synthase, translated as MIKHYLITDPAFYTSNPEEVVQKLLHVKTKYQPDYICLRDKITSDYASLSKAVANAFLQDAKTKLYLHTDFRLAHALGCNGVHLPSTALHVIEKAKALGLEVIVSTHTLEEIEEAEKRGADAITFSPIFATPNKGKPLGLEKLKEINDRINIKCFALGGIINIEQVKACEEIGVYGFASIRFFLD; from the coding sequence ATGATCAAACACTATCTCATCACTGATCCTGCTTTTTATACTTCCAATCCCGAAGAGGTTGTTCAAAAACTTTTACATGTAAAGACAAAATATCAGCCTGACTATATCTGTCTCCGCGATAAAATAACCTCAGATTATGCCTCACTTTCCAAAGCTGTCGCAAACGCTTTCTTGCAAGATGCAAAAACGAAACTGTATTTGCATACTGATTTTAGATTAGCGCATGCATTAGGATGTAATGGTGTACATTTACCTTCTACTGCGTTACATGTCATTGAAAAAGCTAAAGCCTTAGGTTTAGAAGTGATTGTAAGTACGCATACCTTAGAAGAAATAGAAGAAGCTGAAAAAAGAGGAGCGGATGCAATCACATTTAGTCCAATTTTTGCGACGCCCAATAAGGGAAAACCGCTTGGTTTAGAGAAGTTAAAAGAAATAAATGATAGAATCAACATTAAATGTTTTGCGCTTGGTGGCATCATCAACATAGAACAAGTGAAAGCTTGTGAAGAGATTGGTGTATACGGTTTTGCCTCAATTCGCTTTTTTTTAGATTAA
- the gatB gene encoding Asp-tRNA(Asn)/Glu-tRNA(Gln) amidotransferase subunit GatB: MKFEVVIGLEVHAQLNTKTKIFCSCPTSFGDEPNTNVCEVCLGLPGSLPVLNKEAVKKAIALGTAINATINQKSIFNRKNYFYPDLPKGYQISQFEIPIVEAGEIYIDFEDGTTKRIGVTRAHLEEDAGKNIHHGSVSHVDLNRAGTPLLEIVSEPDMRSSEEAILYLKKLHAILRYLDISDANMQEGSFRCDANVSIRPKGDTKLYTRAEIKNLNSFKFIQKAIDYEVERQSNAWEDGVYEREVVQETRLYDIDKDETRSMRSKEDSAEYRYFPDPDLLPVLIPDDMLAECIQIPELPDQKRDRFLKEYGIKEYDANVITSSVEMAQFYETMIQEGAGAKNSVTWLTVELLARLSHGVTLTTSPVDAVKLASIVKRIEDGTISGKAAKEVLDYLMQNSTHVDDAIEKLGLKQVSDDGAILAIIDAIISANADKVAEYRSGKDKLFGFFVGQTMKESKGTANPTKVNELLKSRLDV, encoded by the coding sequence ATGAAATTTGAAGTCGTTATTGGACTAGAAGTTCATGCTCAATTAAACACTAAAACCAAGATTTTTTGCAGTTGCCCCACCAGCTTTGGCGACGAACCCAATACCAATGTGTGTGAAGTCTGCTTAGGACTTCCAGGCTCACTGCCTGTTTTAAACAAAGAAGCGGTGAAAAAAGCCATCGCGCTTGGTACAGCTATCAATGCGACCATCAATCAAAAATCTATTTTTAACCGTAAAAATTACTTCTATCCCGATCTTCCAAAAGGGTATCAAATCAGCCAATTTGAGATACCTATCGTTGAAGCGGGTGAAATTTATATTGACTTTGAAGATGGTACAACGAAGCGTATTGGAGTCACTCGTGCGCACCTTGAAGAGGATGCTGGTAAGAACATCCATCATGGTAGTGTCTCTCATGTAGATTTAAATCGCGCGGGTACACCACTTCTTGAGATCGTTAGTGAACCCGATATGAGAAGCAGTGAAGAGGCAATTTTGTACCTTAAAAAATTGCATGCGATTTTGCGTTACCTCGACATCAGTGATGCAAATATGCAAGAGGGAAGTTTCCGCTGTGATGCGAACGTTTCCATTCGCCCCAAAGGTGATACGAAGCTTTATACTAGAGCAGAGATTAAAAACCTAAATTCATTTAAGTTTATTCAAAAAGCGATTGATTATGAAGTTGAACGTCAAAGTAATGCATGGGAAGATGGCGTGTATGAACGAGAAGTGGTTCAAGAAACGCGTCTTTATGACATTGATAAAGACGAAACACGCAGTATGCGTTCTAAAGAAGACAGTGCAGAGTATCGCTATTTCCCAGATCCTGACCTATTGCCAGTGCTTATTCCTGATGATATGCTCGCAGAGTGTATCCAAATTCCAGAACTCCCCGATCAAAAGCGTGATCGTTTCCTTAAAGAGTATGGTATTAAAGAGTACGATGCCAATGTAATTACATCCAGTGTTGAAATGGCTCAATTTTATGAGACAATGATCCAGGAGGGTGCAGGAGCCAAGAACTCTGTGACATGGCTCACCGTAGAGCTTTTAGCACGTTTGAGTCATGGTGTGACCCTTACCACTTCACCTGTTGATGCCGTAAAATTAGCCTCTATTGTCAAACGCATTGAAGATGGAACCATTAGTGGCAAAGCGGCAAAAGAGGTTCTTGATTATTTGATGCAAAACAGTACCCATGTTGATGACGCCATTGAAAAACTTGGACTGAAACAAGTGAGTGATGATGGTGCAATTTTGGCAATTATTGATGCCATTATCAGTGCCAATGCTGATAAAGTAGCAGAGTATAGAAGTGGTAAAGATAAACTTTTTGGTTTCTTTGTAGGACAAACGATGAAAGAGAGCAAAGGGACTGCAAATCCTACAAAAGTGAATGAACTTTTAAAATCTAGACTTGATGTATAA